The genomic stretch CAAGCGGAAAGTCCGCAGATCCTCCCGTTCGTGGCAATAGCCAATCAGGTACAAATGACCGCCGCGCGGCACCAGATAATAAGGGTCGATCATGCGGGTGGTCAGTTCTTCCCGATACATGGAGAAATAGGTGCAGTGAAGAGTCACTTCCCGGATGATGCCCTCAATGATCTTCTGCATCACAGTTTCCTGTTCCGGCTGCATCTGCTCCGAGTGGATGCGAATCCGTTTCCCCAACTGCAGCAGTTCATCGTTGACTTTAAACCGCGTAAGAATCTTCTCCATGGCCGTTCGGAACGACTGTTGAAAGGGGTGATTCTTCAGCTTGGATTGTCCGTACAAAATCGGGTAAAGGGAGATTGCAAGATACTCTTCAGCTGCCAGGCGGCCCTGTGCCTGAACAATATTGTCAATCAGGTAATAGCCTTTGTTCCCCTGCAGCAGGATCTGGATTCCGGCTTCATCCAACCGCTTGATGTCACGGTAGATACTCCGTACGGATGTACCGCACAGTTCCGC from Effusibacillus lacus encodes the following:
- a CDS encoding helix-turn-helix transcriptional regulator — its product is AELCGTSVRSIYRDIKRLDEAGIQILLQGNKGYYLIDNIVQAQGRLAAEEYLAISLYPILYGQSKLKNHPFQQSFRTAMEKILTRFKVNDELLQLGKRIRIHSEQMQPEQETVMQKIIEGIIREVTLHCTYFSMYREELTTRMIDPYYLVPRGGHLYLIGYCHEREDLRTFRL